From a region of the Aeoliella mucimassa genome:
- a CDS encoding efflux RND transporter periplasmic adaptor subunit, with the protein MRTPRSIVAFVAATCFIVSGCEKPEAEEHHEEHHRIIVTSPKVEDVTTTQLYVCQIHSCRHIEVCALDGGYLEKIPVNEGQSVNQGDLMFKILPTIYKAKLDSELAEADLARIEYENTKKLFEDKVVSDKEVALAKAKLDKALANAQLAQAELDFTDVRAPFPGIIDRLHHQQGSLIEDGDMLTTLSDNSTMWVYFNVPEARYLEYKTATKENAGDLHIELMLANGKQFNQHGKIGAIEADFNNETGNIAFRADFPNPEGLLRHGQTGTVVIKQVEENAVVIPQRATFEILAKRYVFVVEDDNIVHQHEIKVEHEMEDIFVIDSTLKASDKIVLEGIRQIRDGDEVEYEFSEPEVVLANLKYRAE; encoded by the coding sequence ATGAGAACCCCCCGATCCATTGTCGCTTTTGTTGCGGCCACCTGCTTTATCGTGAGTGGTTGTGAGAAACCAGAAGCGGAAGAGCATCACGAAGAACATCACCGCATCATTGTCACCAGCCCCAAAGTTGAGGACGTGACAACCACCCAGCTTTACGTCTGTCAAATTCACTCGTGTCGCCATATTGAGGTGTGCGCGTTGGATGGTGGTTACCTTGAGAAGATTCCTGTGAACGAAGGCCAGTCGGTGAATCAGGGAGACTTGATGTTCAAGATCCTTCCTACCATCTACAAGGCCAAACTCGACTCGGAACTCGCCGAGGCCGATCTCGCCCGTATTGAGTACGAGAACACCAAGAAGCTATTCGAGGACAAAGTTGTTTCCGACAAGGAAGTAGCACTCGCAAAAGCCAAGCTCGATAAAGCGTTGGCCAATGCCCAGCTGGCCCAAGCGGAACTCGACTTCACCGACGTCCGAGCTCCATTCCCTGGCATCATCGACCGCTTGCACCACCAACAGGGCAGCCTGATCGAAGATGGTGACATGCTAACTACGCTGTCCGATAACAGCACAATGTGGGTGTACTTCAATGTGCCTGAAGCACGGTACCTGGAGTACAAGACCGCCACCAAAGAGAACGCAGGCGACCTGCACATCGAGTTGATGCTGGCCAATGGCAAGCAATTCAACCAGCATGGAAAAATCGGTGCTATCGAAGCCGACTTCAATAACGAAACCGGTAACATCGCCTTCCGGGCCGACTTCCCCAACCCCGAAGGCCTGCTGCGGCACGGACAAACGGGCACCGTGGTCATCAAGCAGGTGGAAGAAAACGCGGTGGTTATTCCGCAACGTGCCACGTTTGAGATTCTGGCCAAGCGATATGTATTCGTTGTGGAAGACGACAACATCGTGCACCAGCATGAGATCAAAGTTGAACACGAAATGGAGGATATTTTCGTCATCGACAGCACACTGAAAGCAAGCGACAAGATTGTGCTTGAAGGGATTCGACAGATTCGCGACGGCGATGAAGTGGAATACGAATTCAGTGAGCCAGAAGTGGTTCTCGCCAACCTGAAATACAGAGCGGAGTAG
- a CDS encoding efflux RND transporter permease subunit encodes MFTKFLHRPALAIVISLIILFLGGLGIETLPVSQYPSVAPPTVQVSIAYPGASANVLVDSVLIPLEQSINGVQDMRYIASDATSAGEATIRIYFEPGTDPNINVVNVQNRVNIVMNRLPELVQREGILVSQVVPSMLMYVNVYSTDPNADQKFLYNFANTEIMPVIKRIKGMGLPTNLGNRSYAMRVWLNPERMRAYSISSEDVMEALAEQSIIGSPGRLGQATGRTSQTMEYVLTYVGRYNTEKQYENIILRANPEGEILRLKDIAEVELGSEFFDIYSDIDGHPAASIILKQSPGSNAADVIEEIKTTLDDIKEKRFPPGMDYELAYDVSKFLDASIEKVLHTLLEAFILVSLVVYMFLGDLRSTLIPTLAVPVSLIGTFFVLKLFGLSINLITLFAMVLAIGVVVDDAIVVVEAVHAKMHEKHLSPYRATMEVIHEISGAIVAITLVMTAVFVPVTFVPGPVGTFYRQFGITMATSIILSGVVALTLTPVLCAMILKPHVPAEAKAAKAAKKRSLFKTILLAIGGLLVLAGITYVAYELWGWVGFLLLLVPLVRGPFDKAVDIGTNIYVACVRLVVTRRVFTVLLIAAFGAGIYFVDLILPTGFIPGEDQGIIYGIVQTRPGSTLEYTNEKSHELQKIAKEFDEVTSVTSLAGYEVLTEGRGSNAGTCIINLKDWNERKLSARDLIKELEERCQEISDVKIEFFEPPAVPGFGAAGGFSMRLLDQTNSSDYQKLGEVTDTFMAALRERQELKGLFTFYTSDYPQKELIINNDVAMQKGVSIKTALENINILIGSTYEQGFIRFNQFYKVYVQASPEFRRFPEDLENLFVKNEAGEMVPYSAFMTIDDRKGLNEITRYNLYPSAAIQGAPAAGYSSGQAIAAIKEVAAEVLPNGYDIGWEGLSFDESKEGHETVYIFIIVVAFVYLVLVGQYESFIIPLAVILSLPIGVFGSFLFLKAMGLANDVYAQIGLVMLVGLLGKNAILIVEFAVQRRQQGASISEAGVDGGRLRFRPIQMTSFAFIAGLIPLVIATGAGAIGNRTIGTTAAGGMLVGTIVGVLVIPGLYYLFGRIADNRHLIKDEHYDPLSELFEREE; translated from the coding sequence ATGTTTACGAAGTTTCTCCATCGACCTGCTTTGGCGATCGTCATATCGCTGATCATCCTCTTCCTGGGTGGCCTGGGTATTGAGACGCTGCCGGTGTCGCAATACCCCTCGGTCGCTCCTCCTACGGTTCAAGTTTCGATTGCCTACCCTGGTGCTAGCGCGAACGTGCTGGTCGACTCGGTTCTGATTCCCTTGGAACAGTCGATCAACGGCGTGCAAGACATGCGCTACATTGCTTCCGACGCTACGAGTGCCGGCGAAGCAACCATTCGCATCTACTTCGAGCCTGGTACCGACCCCAATATCAACGTGGTGAACGTACAAAACCGCGTGAATATTGTGATGAACCGCCTGCCGGAACTGGTGCAACGCGAAGGTATTCTCGTCAGCCAAGTGGTGCCGAGTATGCTGATGTACGTAAACGTCTACAGCACCGATCCCAATGCGGACCAGAAGTTCCTCTACAACTTTGCCAATACCGAGATCATGCCAGTGATCAAACGTATCAAAGGCATGGGTCTGCCGACCAACCTCGGTAACCGGTCGTACGCGATGCGTGTCTGGTTGAATCCCGAGCGCATGCGGGCGTATAGCATCTCGTCGGAAGACGTGATGGAGGCCCTGGCCGAGCAGAGCATCATCGGCTCGCCAGGTCGTCTTGGCCAAGCGACAGGTCGCACTTCGCAAACGATGGAGTATGTGCTGACGTACGTCGGTCGGTACAACACCGAAAAGCAATACGAAAACATCATTCTTCGGGCCAATCCCGAGGGTGAGATCCTGCGACTTAAAGACATTGCGGAAGTGGAACTCGGTTCGGAGTTTTTCGATATTTACTCTGATATCGACGGGCACCCAGCCGCTTCGATCATTCTGAAGCAAAGCCCCGGTTCGAATGCGGCCGACGTGATTGAAGAAATCAAGACGACGCTCGACGACATCAAAGAGAAACGCTTCCCGCCGGGCATGGACTATGAACTTGCCTACGACGTGTCGAAGTTCCTCGACGCTTCGATCGAAAAAGTGCTTCATACGCTTCTCGAAGCGTTTATTCTCGTGTCGCTTGTGGTCTACATGTTCCTCGGCGACTTGCGTTCGACGTTGATTCCAACGCTGGCGGTCCCGGTGTCGTTGATCGGTACGTTTTTCGTGCTCAAACTCTTTGGTTTGTCGATCAACCTGATCACTTTGTTTGCGATGGTGCTGGCCATCGGCGTGGTGGTCGACGACGCCATCGTGGTGGTCGAGGCGGTCCATGCCAAGATGCATGAAAAACACCTGTCGCCTTATCGAGCGACCATGGAAGTGATTCATGAGATCAGCGGTGCAATCGTTGCCATTACGCTGGTGATGACCGCCGTGTTTGTGCCGGTCACGTTCGTTCCTGGACCGGTCGGTACCTTTTACCGACAGTTCGGTATTACGATGGCAACCTCTATTATCTTGTCGGGTGTCGTCGCCCTTACGCTGACTCCTGTGCTGTGTGCGATGATTCTCAAACCACACGTCCCAGCCGAGGCCAAGGCGGCAAAAGCAGCGAAGAAACGCTCGCTGTTCAAGACCATCCTGCTCGCCATCGGTGGCCTGTTGGTCCTCGCTGGCATTACTTATGTTGCTTACGAGCTGTGGGGCTGGGTTGGGTTCTTGCTATTGCTGGTACCTTTGGTACGTGGGCCGTTCGACAAAGCGGTCGACATCGGCACCAACATCTACGTCGCCTGCGTGCGACTGGTGGTCACACGGCGGGTCTTCACAGTACTGCTGATCGCAGCATTCGGAGCGGGCATCTACTTTGTCGACCTGATCCTGCCAACCGGCTTCATCCCTGGCGAAGACCAAGGCATCATCTACGGCATCGTGCAAACTCGTCCAGGGTCGACGCTCGAATACACCAACGAGAAGTCGCACGAACTGCAGAAGATTGCCAAGGAGTTCGACGAAGTGACTTCGGTGACTTCTTTGGCCGGCTACGAAGTGCTGACCGAAGGACGTGGTTCGAACGCTGGTACTTGTATCATTAACCTCAAGGACTGGAACGAGCGCAAACTAAGCGCTCGCGATCTTATCAAAGAACTCGAAGAACGCTGCCAGGAAATTAGCGACGTAAAGATCGAGTTTTTCGAACCTCCTGCGGTGCCAGGCTTTGGTGCTGCTGGTGGTTTCTCGATGCGGTTGTTGGACCAGACCAATAGCTCCGACTATCAGAAACTCGGTGAAGTGACCGACACGTTCATGGCCGCTTTGCGTGAACGCCAAGAGCTCAAAGGTCTCTTCACGTTCTATACGAGTGACTACCCACAGAAGGAACTGATTATCAACAACGACGTCGCAATGCAAAAAGGCGTCTCCATTAAAACGGCTCTAGAAAACATCAACATTCTGATTGGTAGCACCTACGAGCAGGGCTTCATTCGCTTCAACCAGTTCTACAAGGTTTACGTTCAGGCTTCGCCCGAGTTTCGGCGTTTCCCTGAAGACCTTGAGAACTTGTTCGTCAAGAATGAAGCGGGCGAAATGGTTCCTTACTCGGCGTTCATGACCATCGACGATCGTAAGGGCCTGAACGAAATCACTCGTTACAACCTGTACCCTTCGGCCGCGATCCAAGGAGCTCCCGCGGCTGGCTACAGTAGTGGCCAGGCGATTGCCGCCATTAAGGAAGTAGCTGCCGAGGTGTTGCCGAACGGGTACGACATCGGCTGGGAAGGCCTGTCGTTCGACGAGTCCAAAGAAGGCCACGAAACGGTTTACATTTTCATCATCGTGGTCGCCTTTGTGTACTTGGTGCTGGTTGGTCAGTACGAGAGCTTCATCATTCCTCTGGCGGTGATTCTGTCGCTGCCGATCGGTGTGTTTGGCTCGTTCTTGTTCCTCAAAGCCATGGGGCTCGCGAATGACGTGTACGCCCAAATTGGTTTGGTGATGCTCGTCGGCTTGCTCGGAAAGAATGCGATTCTGATTGTGGAATTTGCCGTTCAACGCCGGCAGCAAGGCGCGTCGATATCCGAAGCAGGCGTGGACGGCGGACGACTACGTTTCCGCCCGATCCAAATGACTTCGTTCGCTTTTATCGCTGGTCTTATTCCGTTGGTGATTGCCACCGGAGCCGGCGCCATCGGAAACCGCACCATCGGCACGACAGCCGCAGGTGGCATGCTGGTGGGAACCATTGTCGGGGTACTGGTCATTCCAGGACTCTATTACTTGTTTGGCAGGATTGCCGACAATCGACACTTAATCAAGGATGAACATTATGACCCGCTTAGTGAACTCTTTGAGCGAGAAGAGTAA